Proteins from a single region of Thiomicrorhabdus sp. Kp2:
- a CDS encoding acyl-CoA dehydrogenase family protein, producing MISQIVKNDLKPLTLAIDHGTYTTEVLEKLGKAGAFRHHIPSQNNGELNLFGTIADMAIVSEECMSTGFMMWAQTVCAWYIENSDNEWLKSEILPKMVDGELFGATSLSNPMKHFAGIEELKLTAEETEDGYIINGTLPWVSNLLEGSSKHFFGSIFSVHDKNGQPNRDAMALIPCDLEGLTMKQLVEFVGMEGTGTYALIFDNAFLPKKYLLSDPVKPLLQKMKAGFILLQTGMAAGVIQGAINDMNKSNLTLSEINEYLDDSPEELQEELEDALEFIQELCEEPYTQGEEYIKSVLEARLLGAEICKRAADSVMQHAGAKGYIVDAVAHRKQREAYFVIIVTPSIKHLRKEIARIEEAA from the coding sequence ATGATTAGTCAAATTGTAAAAAATGATTTAAAACCACTCACACTTGCCATTGACCATGGTACCTATACAACAGAGGTACTTGAAAAATTAGGTAAAGCGGGCGCATTTCGTCACCATATTCCTTCACAAAATAATGGTGAACTAAACTTGTTTGGCACTATTGCTGATATGGCGATTGTTTCTGAAGAGTGTATGTCTACTGGCTTTATGATGTGGGCACAAACGGTTTGCGCTTGGTACATTGAAAACTCAGATAATGAGTGGTTAAAAAGTGAAATTCTTCCTAAGATGGTAGATGGTGAACTTTTTGGCGCAACGTCATTATCAAACCCAATGAAACACTTTGCTGGCATTGAAGAGCTTAAACTTACAGCAGAAGAGACGGAAGATGGTTATATCATTAATGGTACTTTACCTTGGGTTTCTAACTTATTAGAAGGTTCTAGCAAGCATTTCTTTGGTTCAATTTTTAGTGTGCATGACAAGAACGGCCAGCCTAATCGAGACGCTATGGCTTTAATTCCATGTGACCTTGAAGGTTTAACTATGAAGCAATTAGTTGAATTTGTAGGTATGGAAGGTACAGGTACTTATGCATTAATCTTTGATAATGCCTTTTTACCTAAAAAATATCTGTTATCTGATCCCGTAAAACCTCTACTACAGAAAATGAAAGCGGGTTTTATTTTGTTACAGACGGGGATGGCAGCAGGTGTGATTCAAGGTGCTATCAATGATATGAATAAATCGAATCTGACACTGTCTGAAATCAATGAGTATCTTGATGACTCTCCAGAAGAGTTGCAAGAAGAGCTTGAAGATGCATTAGAGTTTATTCAAGAACTTTGTGAAGAGCCTTACACACAAGGCGAAGAGTATATTAAATCGGTTTTAGAAGCCCGTTTATTAGGTGCTGAGATTTGTAAGCGTGCGGCCGATTCGGTTATGCAACATGCTGGTGCTAAAGGCTATATTGTGGATGCCGTTGCCCACCGTAAACAGCGTGAAGCCTATTTTGTTATTATTGTTACCCCTTCAATTAAGCATTTACGTAAAGAAATTGCGCGTATTGAAGAAGCGGCATAG
- a CDS encoding OsmC family protein translates to MTDIVIPSCLRPIDTAGLNKLGEAGKAAPDTIKTLKSKTVLEGQFKNLNYIRDLDPIVVDEPPVLLGEDTAPNPSEMALLSLGSCLSVGVQANATNQGIPLTKLEVELEGDINITAVWGTGDLDPDKKLGVTEVRAMFTIESPGTPKEVLEELVAHAMKWSPVANTYLNAVTMSGKLVD, encoded by the coding sequence ATGACTGATATCGTCATTCCATCATGCTTACGTCCAATTGATACTGCTGGGTTAAACAAACTAGGTGAAGCGGGTAAAGCTGCTCCAGACACAATCAAAACACTAAAAAGTAAAACGGTTTTAGAAGGTCAATTTAAAAACTTAAATTACATTCGTGATTTAGACCCTATTGTTGTGGATGAGCCACCTGTTTTATTAGGTGAAGATACTGCTCCAAATCCATCAGAAATGGCTCTGCTCTCTTTGGGTTCTTGTTTATCTGTTGGTGTTCAAGCGAACGCAACGAACCAGGGTATCCCTTTAACTAAGTTAGAAGTTGAACTTGAAGGTGATATTAACATTACAGCGGTTTGGGGTACAGGTGATTTAGATCCTGACAAAAAACTTGGTGTAACAGAAGTAAGAGCGATGTTTACCATTGAGTCTCCAGGTACACCTAAAGAAGTGCTAGAAGAGTTGGTTGCACATGCAATGAAGTGGTCCCCAGTGGCTAATACTTATTTAAATGCAGTAACTATGTCAGGAAAATTAGTAGATTAA
- the cynS gene encoding cyanase, producing MITKVQMTEAIILAKSEKSVGWTDIAAAAGLSEVYTTSACLGMNHLDPEPAEKVAEFLGLGKEVAEALKAFPSKTWDQIVPTDPLIYRLYEIVGVYGPTMKEIINEKFGDGIMSAIDFTMDIDKEENPAGDRVKVTMNGKFLAYKSW from the coding sequence ATGATTACAAAAGTACAAATGACTGAAGCCATTATTTTAGCTAAGAGTGAAAAGTCTGTAGGATGGACGGATATTGCAGCCGCTGCAGGTTTAAGTGAAGTATATACAACCTCTGCATGCCTAGGCATGAACCACCTTGATCCAGAGCCTGCTGAAAAAGTGGCTGAATTTTTAGGCTTAGGAAAAGAAGTCGCAGAAGCATTAAAAGCCTTTCCAAGTAAAACATGGGATCAAATTGTGCCTACTGACCCTCTTATTTATCGTTTGTACGAAATTGTTGGGGTTTATGGTCCAACAATGAAAGAGATCATTAATGAAAAGTTTGGTGACGGGATTATGAGTGCAATCGATTTCACCATGGACATAGATAAAGAAGAAAACCCAGCTGGTGACCGCGTTAAGGTAACTATGAATGGTAAATTTTTAGCTTATAAGTCTTGGTAA
- a CDS encoding DEAD/DEAH box helicase: MTVDVTFKDLNLTPEVLKAITDIGYETPSPIQAQAIPALMTGNDILGMAQTGTGKTAAFALPALSQADIKQKNPQILVLAPTRELAIQVAEAFQGFAHHMKGFHVLPIYGGSDYGTQIRALNRGVHVVVGTPGRVMDHIRKGTLKLDTLKLLVLDEADEMLRMGFIDDVEWILQQTPESRQIALFSATMPKEVHRIASNYLNNPTEVIIKQQTATATTIEQKYLLVSGGHKLDALTRILEAEENIDGSIIFVRTKTATVDLAERLEARGYAAAALNGDIAQNQRERIVDQLKKGKLDILVATDVVARGLDVPRISHVFNYDIPQDNESYVHRIGRTGRAGRSGTAVLFVTPRERRLLSSIERTTKSKIPEMHLPSTQDINDSRVEKFKSRIIEATQLEDTAFYQEMIEQIENEKNIPAVEIAAGLARLLQGDIPFFMSDKPIREPRAERNAGDDRGGRDRGGRSERSDRGSRERKPRRERSATPDEGMTRFRIEVGNQHGVRPGNIVGCIANEAGLDSEFIRQLNIEDTYSTVDLPSDMPKAAKEDLSKAWVCGQQLKIREVSGSTGGEPRKRLSRNKPAGGAGKDKGKPRRAPKRS, translated from the coding sequence ATGACTGTTGATGTAACATTCAAAGATTTAAATTTAACACCTGAAGTACTTAAAGCCATAACCGATATTGGCTACGAGACTCCTTCACCCATTCAAGCACAAGCGATCCCTGCATTAATGACGGGAAATGACATTCTTGGTATGGCGCAAACGGGTACAGGTAAAACTGCGGCGTTTGCTCTACCTGCGCTTTCACAAGCTGACATCAAGCAAAAAAACCCGCAAATTTTAGTTTTAGCTCCTACCCGTGAGTTAGCGATTCAGGTAGCAGAAGCCTTCCAAGGGTTTGCTCACCATATGAAAGGTTTTCACGTTCTACCAATTTACGGTGGTTCAGATTACGGCACACAAATTCGCGCTTTAAACCGAGGTGTTCATGTTGTTGTTGGTACGCCAGGCCGTGTTATGGATCACATTCGTAAAGGCACCCTAAAGTTAGACACACTTAAACTACTTGTTTTAGATGAAGCCGATGAGATGCTTCGCATGGGCTTTATTGATGATGTTGAGTGGATTCTTCAGCAAACGCCAGAAAGCCGTCAGATTGCGCTGTTCTCTGCAACCATGCCAAAAGAAGTGCACCGTATTGCCTCTAACTACTTAAATAATCCAACCGAAGTGATTATTAAGCAGCAGACAGCCACTGCAACGACCATTGAACAAAAATACCTATTGGTGAGTGGTGGTCATAAACTTGATGCGTTAACCCGTATTTTAGAAGCTGAAGAGAACATTGATGGTTCAATCATCTTTGTTCGTACTAAAACGGCTACAGTTGATTTAGCAGAACGCCTAGAAGCACGTGGTTATGCGGCTGCAGCACTTAACGGTGATATTGCCCAGAATCAACGTGAGCGTATTGTTGACCAACTTAAAAAAGGTAAGCTAGATATTTTAGTTGCCACAGACGTTGTAGCCCGTGGGCTTGATGTGCCGCGTATCAGCCACGTCTTTAACTACGATATCCCACAAGACAACGAATCTTATGTTCACCGTATTGGACGTACAGGTCGTGCAGGACGCTCTGGTACAGCGGTATTATTTGTTACCCCACGTGAACGCCGTCTATTAAGTTCAATTGAGCGTACAACTAAGAGCAAGATTCCTGAAATGCACTTACCTTCAACACAAGACATCAACGACAGTCGTGTTGAGAAGTTTAAATCACGTATTATCGAAGCTACTCAGCTTGAAGATACCGCTTTCTATCAAGAGATGATTGAGCAAATTGAGAATGAGAAAAATATTCCTGCGGTAGAAATTGCAGCTGGTTTAGCACGTTTATTACAAGGTGATATTCCATTCTTTATGTCTGACAAGCCAATCCGTGAGCCACGTGCAGAACGTAACGCTGGCGATGATCGTGGCGGACGTGACCGCGGTGGTCGTTCAGAACGTAGTGACCGCGGCAGTCGTGAACGCAAGCCTCGTCGCGAACGTTCAGCAACACCTGATGAAGGCATGACTCGCTTCCGTATTGAAGTGGGTAATCAACACGGTGTTCGTCCTGGTAATATCGTTGGCTGTATTGCTAACGAAGCGGGCTTAGACAGTGAATTTATTCGCCAATTAAATATTGAAGATACTTACAGCACAGTTGATCTACCTTCTGATATGCCTAAAGCGGCTAAAGAAGATTTGAGCAAAGCTTGGGTTTGTGGTCAACAGCTTAAAATTCGAGAAGTATCGGGCAGTACAGGAGGTGAACCTCGTAAACGTCTTTCACGCAATAAGCCTGCTGGCGGTGCTGGAAAAGACAAGGGTAAACCACGTCGCGCTCCAAAACGCAGTTAA
- a CDS encoding EAL domain-containing protein: MDLYVPEGCSKCSQSFDFDFTMAFQPIVNVAKRTIHGYEALVRDRITRTAYDVLKKVNSDNCHSFDQRCRTKAISLANQLGLESMLSINFLPNAVYKPEHCIRNTIRAAEVSGFPLERIMFEVTESEKPYDLEHLKGIFEYYKAKGFVTALDDFGAGYASLSMFSSFVPELIKLDISLVKNVQQDKVKQIVVNSVLDMAKQLNVTVLAEGVETIEEVRYFEQRGVELMQGFFFARPGYESLPDVDFKLLD, from the coding sequence ATGGATTTGTATGTTCCAGAGGGTTGTTCAAAGTGCAGTCAGTCGTTTGATTTTGACTTTACGATGGCATTTCAGCCAATAGTGAATGTGGCAAAGCGTACTATCCACGGTTATGAAGCGTTGGTTAGGGATCGGATTACCAGAACAGCTTATGATGTTTTAAAAAAAGTAAACAGTGATAACTGTCACTCCTTTGATCAGAGGTGCCGTACAAAGGCGATTTCACTGGCAAATCAATTGGGATTAGAGTCGATGCTTAGCATTAACTTTTTACCTAATGCGGTCTATAAGCCTGAACATTGTATAAGAAATACGATTCGTGCGGCTGAAGTGAGTGGTTTTCCATTAGAACGAATTATGTTTGAAGTAACAGAATCTGAAAAGCCCTATGACTTAGAGCATTTAAAAGGAATTTTTGAATATTATAAAGCTAAGGGTTTTGTGACAGCTTTGGATGATTTTGGCGCAGGTTATGCAAGTTTAAGTATGTTCTCGAGTTTTGTGCCTGAACTGATTAAGTTGGATATCTCTTTAGTTAAGAATGTTCAGCAGGATAAAGTGAAGCAGATTGTTGTTAACTCAGTATTGGATATGGCTAAACAGCTTAACGTTACGGTATTGGCTGAGGGTGTTGAGACGATTGAAGAAGTTCGTTATTTTGAACAACGTGGGGTTGAGTTGATGCAAGGGTTCTTTTTTGCGCGGCCAGGGTATGAGAGCTTGCCTGATGTTGATTTTAAGTTGTTAGACTAA
- a CDS encoding GIY-YIG nuclease family protein — protein MDTVNQNNQAWYVYLLRCADNSLYCGITTNLKKRLRQHNGELVGGAKYTKVRQPCELAYSETHNNRSDASKREYEIKQLTKVAKEQLITNK, from the coding sequence TTGGACACGGTAAATCAAAACAACCAGGCCTGGTATGTTTACCTTTTGCGTTGCGCCGACAATAGTTTGTATTGCGGCATAACCACCAATCTAAAAAAACGGCTACGCCAACATAATGGTGAATTAGTTGGCGGAGCTAAATACACCAAAGTTCGTCAACCATGTGAATTGGCATATTCAGAGACGCATAATAATCGTAGTGATGCTTCTAAGCGCGAATATGAAATCAAGCAGTTAACCAAAGTGGCTAAAGAGCAATTAATTACAAATAAGTAA
- the moaC gene encoding cyclic pyranopterin monophosphate synthase MoaC: MTDNVLTHLDEKGQARMVDVSAKAHTERSATATATIFMQPETLKMIVEGKHKKGDVMATARIAGIMAAKRTPDLIPMCHPLMITSVKVELTPDLEKNCVVIEATCKTVGQTGIEIEALTAASVAALTLYDMCKAVDRGMVIDQVKLLEKIGGKSGHWTR, translated from the coding sequence ATGACAGATAACGTATTAACCCATTTAGATGAAAAAGGGCAAGCTCGTATGGTGGATGTCAGTGCCAAAGCACACACAGAGCGTTCGGCAACGGCAACGGCTACTATTTTTATGCAACCAGAAACTTTAAAAATGATTGTTGAAGGTAAGCATAAAAAAGGCGATGTCATGGCAACGGCTCGTATTGCTGGGATTATGGCAGCAAAACGCACACCTGACTTAATTCCAATGTGTCACCCTTTAATGATTACTTCAGTAAAGGTAGAGCTAACACCTGACTTAGAAAAGAACTGTGTGGTGATTGAAGCGACTTGCAAAACGGTAGGGCAAACGGGGATTGAAATTGAGGCCTTAACCGCCGCATCCGTTGCTGCACTTACTTTGTACGATATGTGTAAGGCAGTTGATCGAGGTATGGTGATTGATCAAGTAAAATTGCTCGAAAAAATTGGCGGAAAATCGGGTCATTGGACACGGTAA
- the glp gene encoding gephyrin-like molybdotransferase Glp encodes MKTFDEALHYLLTKAIPTKQTESISIFDALGRILAEPIVSPVNVPPHDNSMMDGYALHGFDLEHNDTFEVSQRIPAGTTPLPLQTGTAARIFTGAPIPEGANMVVMQEETEQVGENRIRIVAQKTKPNQNIRVVGEDIAKNTTILKPGHKLRPQDLGLITSIGFAQVTVYKPLTIATFTTGDELLEPGQAAQPGKIYNANRYVLNGLVPQLGFKLIDLGRVEDTIDATVEAMKKAAELADVVITTGGVSVGEEDHIKPAIEQLGRLDMWKVKMKPGKPLAYGDIQGTPFIGLPGNPVSAFATFNLFARPYLLKMQGANNLKAKPIWLEADFDWLKAGFRREFARARLVNKNQISVVEIYPNQGSGVLTSTVWADGFVVIPEDTQIHRGDKVAFYPFNPVDE; translated from the coding sequence ATGAAAACGTTTGATGAAGCCTTACACTATCTATTAACCAAAGCCATACCAACTAAGCAAACAGAAAGCATTTCTATCTTTGATGCTTTAGGGCGTATTTTAGCCGAACCTATTGTGTCACCCGTTAATGTTCCTCCACACGACAATAGCATGATGGATGGTTATGCCTTGCACGGCTTTGACTTGGAGCATAACGATACCTTTGAGGTTAGTCAGCGAATTCCCGCAGGGACAACGCCATTGCCTTTACAGACAGGTACTGCCGCAAGAATCTTTACAGGAGCCCCAATTCCTGAAGGTGCGAATATGGTGGTGATGCAAGAAGAAACTGAGCAAGTAGGTGAAAACAGAATTAGAATCGTCGCTCAAAAGACTAAACCAAATCAAAATATTAGAGTGGTGGGTGAAGATATTGCCAAAAACACCACTATTTTAAAACCTGGTCATAAGTTAAGACCTCAAGATTTAGGATTAATAACCTCTATTGGGTTTGCACAAGTAACGGTATATAAACCGCTCACCATTGCCACTTTTACCACTGGCGATGAACTGCTTGAACCTGGTCAAGCGGCACAGCCTGGCAAAATTTATAATGCAAACCGTTATGTATTAAATGGTTTAGTACCGCAATTAGGTTTCAAGCTTATTGATTTGGGTCGAGTTGAAGATACGATTGATGCTACGGTTGAAGCAATGAAAAAAGCTGCAGAGCTTGCTGATGTGGTAATTACCACTGGTGGCGTATCCGTAGGTGAAGAGGATCATATCAAACCCGCTATTGAGCAACTTGGTCGTCTTGATATGTGGAAAGTCAAAATGAAACCAGGTAAACCCCTTGCTTATGGCGATATTCAAGGTACTCCTTTTATAGGGTTACCTGGTAATCCTGTGTCCGCTTTTGCAACGTTTAACCTTTTTGCACGTCCATACCTACTGAAAATGCAAGGTGCTAACAATCTTAAAGCCAAACCTATTTGGTTGGAAGCTGACTTTGATTGGCTTAAGGCAGGCTTTAGGCGTGAGTTTGCTCGGGCGCGTTTAGTCAATAAAAACCAAATCAGTGTGGTAGAAATCTACCCTAATCAAGGTTCTGGTGTATTAACCTCAACCGTTTGGGCGGATGGCTTTGTGGTCATACCTGAAGATACTCAGATTCATAGAGGCGATAAAGTCGCTTTTTACCCGTTTAACCCAGTGGATGAATAA
- the moaE gene encoding molybdopterin synthase catalytic subunit MoaE, with translation MNPFPFIKIQTEDFDLTTEVAALRAGHKDIGAVVSFVGTVRDINEGDEVSVLELEHYPGMTEKALEKIRLEAHQRWKLESSLIIHRIGKMYPTDQIVLVAVSSRHRENAFYASHFIMDYLKTNAPFWKKETLPNGDERWVDARISDKDAEKRWVK, from the coding sequence GTGAATCCATTTCCTTTTATTAAAATTCAAACAGAAGATTTTGATTTAACCACTGAAGTAGCTGCTTTACGTGCTGGTCATAAGGATATTGGTGCGGTAGTCAGCTTTGTGGGTACCGTTCGCGATATTAATGAAGGTGATGAGGTTAGTGTTCTTGAGTTGGAACACTATCCAGGCATGACGGAAAAAGCATTAGAAAAAATACGTTTAGAAGCACATCAGCGTTGGAAATTAGAATCAAGTTTAATTATTCATCGTATTGGTAAAATGTACCCAACTGATCAGATTGTTTTGGTTGCAGTATCAAGTCGTCATAGAGAAAATGCTTTTTATGCCTCTCACTTCATTATGGACTACCTTAAAACCAATGCGCCATTTTGGAAAAAAGAAACCTTACCCAACGGCGATGAACGTTGGGTGGATGCACGTATTTCAGATAAAGATGCAGAAAAACGTTGGGTGAAATAA